CTGACTTTTGAGTGCTGTCACACGGTGTAAACGTACACCCTGCTTGTTTCAtgcctgctcaggcagggctTTAAACAATCGCTTGCTTCTCTCCAACCTGCCTGCTCGTGAGCCAAGGAAATAAAAGGGTGGGCAGGTCACCAGGAACCAGGATTGCTGTTGAAATCCTGTTGATGTTAATACAAAGGTACAGGGAAAAGGTGTCCACTTTCAGATAGTCGGGAAGTTCAGCGTTGCCAGGCATTACAAACTTCTAGATCGTTTGTTAATAATGCACCTACTGTACATCGGGCATCTGGGAAGCTATCAAAGAAACAGCAGGCTTTGCAGGACCCGGCGTGTTTGGTCAGTGGCCCAAGCATGGGTAAGAAAGGCATCTCAAGAAAACAGTCTGTCCTTTACACTGCCAGACCCGACTGATGCCTGCTATCGATGCTCCTGCCTCTCTAATTGTCAAGGAAAGTTTTTTCACGTAAGCTTCTGTTTGTATTCCGAGCCGAGATCCAATCCTTTATACAGCTAATTCTTCTTATTAGGCTGATAAACTTCGGTGGGCCGGCTCACACAAAGGTAAATGTGCGTGTGAAGGATTTGCGGTATCGGATCTTGAGCAGTCAGCATGTTATTCTGCTACCTAAAAGCACCGTAATGATTTCTTAGCTGACTTTATGCACTCATTCCATGTTCCTTGATAAATCCTGAGCCTCTCTTGCCAGTTTCTTCTGTCTGCCCCCCCAAAACATATTGCCCTTATTTTGGATGtctttttaacttgttttatcCTGCTGAGctcaaacaaacaagcaaggtAAAAAGCATTACTGTGGCGCAAACTTGTGACACTTTAATAGATGCTCATCACCCACTCAGGTAGCATTATAATTGGTTTTAAGGTGCCGCTCCCTTCGATTACAGCCATAAATGCAGGTCAGATGCAATGCATTTGACACATTAAGTTAAGAATAAGAAAGACTGTTTAAATGcacataattttgttttgcttttttacagAGTCCCAATTTGTCATTCTTCAAGGCACGGTTTTTGTTTCCCATGACTCATCCCTGATACCCTTGCTTAAAGCAAACAGTTCCGAGGATTTTCccttgtgtttttaattttttttggtacagGCTCAGCTGTGTTTGGTATTAGCAAGCTTTCTTGTGAACCATGACCACTATTTTCCTATTAAACTTTTAAAGAGGCTGAGATCTATCATTCCTATGGCGAAGTGCTGAATGTAGAGCTGGTGGGGAAAAAGCATCATTACTAAATCCATTCCAAACAGAGTATCTCAAAGTTTTGCTGTACCTGTTTCTATCAGAAATCAGTTATGAATTCTGAAACTATTTTATTGTACGGATTATATGCCCTCAGTACACTCTGTGCGTTTAGTTGGTCTTACTTCCATTTCTGCATACAAGATACATTTAAAAACCCTAAGCAAATTCAGTGATATTTTCAACTGCTCCTTACAAAAGCCCATTGATTTTATAtgcatctttgttttctgcatcaGTCCAACACTGATGTATCCTCCGGGCTTTAAAACCGATCCTGCTATGACATTGTTTTGCAGCTTACCCAGACagttttttctgtgttacttaACATCTGTGTCTGATGTATTTTCAGTTGCGGGACCAACTACATTAGATTCAGTCACTAGCACAGGGACAGACTGAATCGGCAGCCTGGTCGGTTATGGCTGTTCTGATTTTCTGTATCACTCGTTCCATTTAAACCATAGCATGTTACGTGGAAATGTCAGGTTACTTTCTGTATTCAGAGAcgtcttctttctcttttggtgCAAGAATATAAAGGCAGTGATTTTACTCGGCTGACAGATCCCTCGTCTACATTTCTGCCATCCGAAGCAATCCCTCAGCTCATCGCAAACGCCTTACTTTCCGAAGTCTTTTATACAGACGGAGATGAGGCGTGTTTGTGCTCCGGCACGTAACCGTGCCCCGAGTTACACGCGTGCCCTGGTGGGCTACAGCCCTCAGCCCACGGCCGCGTAGAGCATCGCCCGTCGTCTTTGGACCCCGTTTCACCTGCTGTCCTGCAACCTCTGTCCCTCTCGACCCCCGAGAACGCAACCGACCCCAACCCGCCCCGTTTTAAACACCAGCCGGCGGGAGGGAATACGAAGCAGAGCGGGGGCTTACTCCCCGAATTCCCCAGGCGTGGGTgagcccctgcctccctccagcctgcagggacggggggggtcccggctgcTGCGCCCGGGGCGAGCAGCGGCCGCTGGGTGGCAACAGCCGCCCGCCGGGGAAGGGCTGACGGCGGGGAACGGCACGGCCGGCCCCCGCTCCGCACCGCTCCGCACCGCTCCGCACCGCTCCGCACCGCTCCGCACCGGGGCCTCGGCCAGCCGCAGCATCCCTCCGTTCGGGGGCTGCGTCTGCTCGGCCCCCccgccggggaggggagaggagagctgccGGCAGGGAGGTGAAAAATGCTGGCACTAAGTACGAGCGCCTTCCCCAGGAGCATTAAACATCCTGAACGCCTCTTCGGGTACCTGGAAAGGTGCTGGTGTTTGTACGCGCGGGAGACAAATTCCTCGGGACGGCCTCGAAACAATTCCCCGGATCAGCCGGGGCACCAGTGAGCTCCGTGGGTGCGTGGAGATTCTTTCCCGTTTGGATGCCAGGAGCTCCCCTTCTTCTGGATGGAGCGAAAGGTGGTCGCCCTTCCCCGCTCCAGCACGTCTTCCTCAAGGAGGGGAGCTGACCCCGAAAATGGAGGCTTGGAGGGCAGCACGCAGCCATTCCCTGCGTCCCCTTGTTAAAACAAACTCACCTGCGCAGCTTTATGTAGGCGTTTTATTGCTTTTAGGTTCGGGGTAGTTTATATATGAGATTATCATCCCAGTCACGCTCATATTGCCAAAAATCGGCAGAACGTATCAAAcatctcttttcccctctcatATTTAGCAGCAAAAGGTGCCCGGTACCTCCTGCTCCCGTCTCACTTGGCTTCACCCGGGGCTGGCTCCCCATTTCACTGGGGCTGTCCCAGCATCACTCGTCCTGCCCTGGGGTCGCCTCTCGGGGTAGAAGGGGAGCAGAGCCATCACCGTTTCCCAGCGCTGTAGGTTTAACCTACTTGGAAGGTCAACTCTGCTTCTTTGGTCAAGCTCCAGATTAATCTAATCTCCCAACAGTTCTGTTCCCCACTCTTCAAGTCTACAAGAAAACCTTCAGGCTGGGCGCAGGGACAAATCCCACTCCCGTTTCTGCAAAAAGTCCTAAactccagctccctgcctgtcccaCGGGCACGGCTGAAAACCGGCCGGGCGGCCTGTGTGGAGCAGGTGTGCGGGACCCCGCACCGccgggggacggggacgggaccACCCGCCGAGGCGCGGCCCCGCACGGGCTCCGCGGCCGCGCAGGGGCCGCTGCCGGTGCAGACCCCGACCCACCCCGCCTGGAGCCCCTTGCCCGCCTCCATCGGgccacttttctttttaaaaaagctgcttcggctttttctccccactccccattttattttatttttttttattattttttttttttaaacaaatccacgcagctgcagcagcctcaccCCTCCGGCGCGGGGCGGCAGaggcgcggagcggggcgcTCCCCCGCGGAGGGCCGGCAGCCCGCAGCCAAccctccccgctccctgcccgcccgcttcctccgcggcggcgggcgggcgggcgcggtccggtccggtccgcCAGCACCACCCgcggccccggggccgcccctccgcgccgctccgctccgctccgcgccgctccgccccgccgccggccccagGCCCGCGCCGCGATGGAGGGCGGGCCCGGGCTGCGCGGGGCTGCtcgcctccccccgccgcctttttttttttttttcttcttttttttttttagtattcccccccctcccctccccgtttctccctcccctccccatttccccctcccctccccgttTCCCCCTTTTCTTGAATGAAGCGTGAGGCGGAGCTCTAGGAAACCACCGCGCCCGGCTGCGCCGcgcggggccggagccggagccggagcctcCCCCTCGGGCTCCGCTCCTCCccgcctctccccgcccccgccgctccgctccgctccgctccgctccccgccgccgccgccgccgggagaGCTCCccgcccgcgcccgccgccgccgctgctcgGAGCCGCCGCCCGGAGCCGCCgcccggagccgccgccgccgccgccgtcgccggcggcagcagcagcagcagcgcccgGAGGAGCCGCCCGGAGCCGGCGGGGtgcgcgggcgggcgggcgggcgggcgggcagcggccgcgGTCCCCATCGGCACCGGTCACACCGCACACACGCCCCGTCCGCGCCCCTCCTCGGCAGCGCCGGGGGCTCTTCCTCCTCCGATACAAAGCTGCTCGGGAAATGGCATTTCTCCCCGGAGCCACCGTCAGACGCAATTGGCcgtctttatttttatttctgcgTTCGTTTTTTTGACGCTCTTGCTCgtgaaacagaattaatttcctaaatgcgtatggggtttttttattattatttttattattttttttttttggtgtgtgcgTGCGCGTGTGTGGAAGCACCGGGCTCCTGCGATCGGTGTCTGAATGAAACTACGTAAATGCATATGTCTGTACGTTGCACTGGAGGGAAAAACGGAGCACTTCTGCGAGAGCTTGGATTCAAATGTGGTTCATCTGGTCTCCAGGATTTTCCGTCTCTTTGGGGTTGTTCGCCTTCCCGGGCTGCGAGGCGGGATTTTCTGAGCTTTGACACATCTTTGGAGATGTCTGTTAAACAGGAGTCTgggaaaaaacatttgaaatcgtagagatacttttttttttgtccctttccCACCCCCTTGGTGACTTGAAGCATCAAAGCGGCCAGAACTTAACGTTTCTGAAGACTTCtgatgtttgggttttgttgttgctatttttttttttagaggaaacTTGACAGAGGAACATATTTATAGTCCAAGTAAGTACTTTACAGAGGAAATTTAGTTTGTGtaacttaacaaaaaaaaaaaaaaaaaaaaaaagcagtggtgAGGTTCCTAGCTTAAAGTGCGTTGGATTAACGTTCATCCAAGGCTGTTTAGCAAGTCGTATTGAATTGCAGTTTTTACGGTGTGTGTTCGTCCGCTCCGTCGTGTCCGTGGTAGTTCAGCACCTAGGGGAAAATGCACCTGATTTTGAATCGgtataatattttttaagatgtaTTTCAACACCGAGGAGGAAATGGTCCTAACGTAAATTTATAATAAGTAATAAATGTGCACCTGGAAGTAAAGTATTTACAGCATTCTAATCCCTATTTATACCGTGCATCTCAAACCAAGGAGGAAACACTGAGAAGACAAAAGTACCTCCGAGACCCTGAGAACTCCCCCACACCACCATGAATGAAACCGTGCCCGATACAGTAACTGGATTATAATTTTTGgtgttattaattttattattattggcTGCTTTACTTTTTTGGGTTCATCctgctcctcttcttcctctctcccttcctcttgcTGCTTCCTCTTGGGAATTATGGCTCATCCGGGGAGAAGAGGCTACGATAACCGGGAGATAGTGCTGAAGTACATCCACTATAAACTCTCGCAGAGGGGATACGACTGGGCTGCCGCCGAGGACAGGGCACCCCTGCCTCCGGgtctctctcctcctgctgctgctgctgctgcggttgccgctgctgctgctgctgctgctgctgctgggacttCCTCTGATCACACTGGGCTGGTGTCTCCGCACCCCGAGCCCCCCGGCTCGGCTGCTGCTAGCCACGCGCCCCCGGCCGAGGGGCTGCCCCCCGCGCCCCAGGTCGTCCACCTCGCCCTGCGCCAGGCGGGCGACGAGTTCTCCCGCCGCTACCAGAGGGACTTCGCCCAAATGTCCGGCCAGCTGCACCTGACGCCCTTCACGGCCAGGGGCCGCTTCGTGGCGGTGGTGGAGGAGCTCTTCCGAGACGGCGTCAACTGGGGCAGGATCGTGGCCTTCTTCGAGTTCGGCGGCGTGATGTGCGTGGAGAGCGTCAACCGGGAGATGTCTCCCCTCGTAGACAGCATCGCCGCCTGGATGACCGAGTACCTGAACCGGCACCTGCACAACTGGATCCAGGACAACGGAGGCTGGGTACGTCCCCCCAttgctccttccctctcccgccTCTGGTCCGCGGCCGGTGGGGCTCCGGGGTGGGCAGCAcccggggcgaggggggggatGCGTTCGCGTTACGGCGGGGGGCGAAACGTTTCTGCGCCGAAGCAGCGCGGGCCTTTTGCCGGCTGTCGAGTTCCACCCCGTCGCGGGGGTACGGTGGAGCGGTTTGGGATGGGGGCAGCAGCTACAGCTGGGGAGCGAAAAGGCTGAGCAAGGCACCTTCTCCATCAGCGCTCTCCGCTCTCCCACCCCCGTCCGCCCTCGCCTGCCGGCAGCACCAGCCCTGGCCAAGGCAGCgggctgggaaggggcagcAGAGGTGCCCGGTGTGCGTGTGCGCGCGCGGTGGTACGGGCGGGCAGGTGGACGTCGCGtgggtgtgtgtctgtgcacGACGAACACGGGATCCCGGTGGTACGGGAGGGCAGGTGGATGCGGTGCCAGCGTCTACAGCTGCGGCGGCGACGGGAGTGGGGGTTTACGGTATCGGACGTGTCTAGTGTGAAAAGTCTGCCTTTGTCTCAAGATGAAACAAAGGTGCGGGGAGCCGTGTCTGCGGGATTGTTCTGGAAAATGAGTATTTGTCGTGATCCGATGGGTGACTGTGTTTTGGGGGTAGAGATCACCTCTGGCCAGGGTTGGCTTCAGCATCATCCAGAAAGGGAAGAGTTCCACTTGTGGAAAACGGACAGCTTTTACACTGGTAGTCAATCAAaagcctttcctttctctctctctctctctctttccacaATACATAACTGCATTGAAATTGGAAGggtatttctttccttttttcctgtattaatTGACATACTGTAACAAAATGCGGTCCCAGCCGTTCTCCCGCAAACCAGACTTGTTGTATGTGTGAAGCTTATGGCGTTAATGCGTTGGAGGAATAAATGGCAAAAGTTATACTGAAGAAGAAGCTTTACGTATGGGCTGAGAGCTGCTGTAAGTCACCTAGAAATGGAGGTCAGCTGGGCAGACACCGGCAGTTTCAGGTCCGGTCCCCTGTGAAATACAGAGAGCTGACTCAATTACACAGCACACCTTTAAGAGGCGTGTGTGAAGGAATGTAAAATACAGTGTATGTATCCCAGTTAACATGATTGGCAAGCCTGGTGTTTGTGAAGCATTGCGGCACTGAATTTTTAGCATTGGGTCTCTTGCTAAGTCAGTGTTAGGCTAAGTAACGTGCCACCCGCATTGACCGtctctgttaaaaaatgaagatgctGCCTTCCCGCTGCTGAAACCGCCTGACTAAAGGGTGTACGTGTTCAGGGATCCAGAGGACATCTACATGCAGTCGTAACGGAGGGAGTGAGGCTCTGGGGCCCTTTTCTCAGCCAGAATCCACGCTGCGCACCTCCCAGAGGAGTGCCGCAGATCCCTGGCTACAAGTCATGTTGGAGGCAGGATCGttctcctgctctgccctgcttccaccaagaagaaaaaaattcaagattCATGGGGCCAGAAGGGGGAGCAAAAAATGTGTGTGCGtacgtgtgtgtatgtgtgtctgtgtattgatatacatatatgcatatgtatgtacaaatatgcatatgtatacagacacacacacacatatatacacacacatacataaaatgACTCCAGTGCTTAGTGGTTGGGACCACGCTTGGGAGAGGGAGACCTATCCCCTGATCCCCTATTTCACAGATCACTACAGAGGGTTTGTcggtggcttttttttttttcatgaaacgtgtaactggggagaaaaaaaaatctgcaaaccATTCAGGCTTTTGGAGACCTTGGCTGCTTAAAAGATGAGCAGCTAAAGGGTTAGGGATTTTGTGATTGCACTTCTGGGCTGGGATGCCTAACTTGTGCGTAAGTCCCTCCTCAGGCTGGAAGCCCGTTTGTGGAGCTGGGGCCCTCGGTTCGCTCCAGAGCCAGTGAAGTCATTCTGTTGACTCCAGTGAGCTTTGGATCAAATCTGTAAGCATGCTGGAGATGTATTGTCCTGTGAGTGTATTGTGTAAAGAGAAgcataaataatgaataaaactAAGAATGTGAAAAGACAGGTGTTACCAGGCGTGATTGGCCAGATAAGACGAGTGCTGGGGCTGTTTCTCGAGAGTTAGAAATACACAAAACTCGGACTATAAACACTGACtgcctttaaaaggaaaagatgcttCTTATCGATAGCCGTTTCATTGTTTATTGAGGTTTCCTATAAACAAAAGCTCCAGAGTTTGGATGCATGTGATGCCATTTACTGCCACGTGTTATTTGTAATGTACACATGGAAGAAGATGTGCAAAATATTACTCCAAGGTGGCTTTTGCCTGTCTGGTAAATGGCTGGTACCTTTGAGCCATGGGATTATTAAACACAGCCAACACCTTCTAGCTGGTTACAAAGAGCAAAAGACTAACATGAAATTGCAAACACAGCTTTTAGGATCCTGTCTTCAGACAGAAGAATCAAGGATGGCATGGGGAGGcggatttttctttttttcttttcctagctTTCAGGATCTGTCAGTgaaaaaagatgctttaataCATGCAGTTGGTCTTCAGCTTGGCACTTGCACCATACCCCATGTATGAACCTTATTAAAGCGTCGTAAATGGCTCTTCCGAAGTAGCTGATCACCTTGTAGGTCATGATGCTTTTTAGGACCTCAGCACGGCTGCCTGCAAGGTCTCTGTCATGCAGGCTCCTGCAACAAGTGGGAGCGCCGGCTGTTGTAGCCTTCTCCTCCTTTACGTTGTGTTGCGGAGCTGTGAGTTTATTAGAGGCTGTGTAGTAGTAGAGAAGAGAGCATCGGAGTCAGTCACGAGCATATGTTACACAGTGAGTTGGACAGCGCGTGCTTTGAGTTTATTGTATAGGCTTACATCCTGCACTCAGGTCTGAAGTTTGGTTGAAATGTCTTTCttatttatctgtttcttttgaaTTGGTTCTGTAAGTTGACACTGTATTTTCAGGACATAAATTCTTTATACTGCAAGGAAAACGAAGAAGGAAAGAATCATATCGAAGGGCAGGTTGGAAGGGGTGGAGCTGGTGGAGTATATATTTTAAGCACTAGACATTGCCATTAATGGTGTCTGGGGATTGTTAATACCCTTACAATACACAGCATCATGGGTTTGTTCGAAACTTAGAAGAAGCGACAGATGGGGACTGCCTGCACGGAGGCTGTATTATTAGCTTGTGGTTCTGGTGGCAAATAAATGCAGCTTTCAAAGATTTTCAAGTAGGCCAGGATACCGCAATATTGTACTTTGGCCTGATAACATCTTAATTGTGttacaaaagaaataagagGAGAACCAGCTCATCTCTGCAATTTTGTGGTACTTGGTATAACGTATGCTTTCTGATTGACAACATAATGGCTTCATTTTTTTAGAGCCTGGTGTTTGAGCTGCAGCAAAACTGGCTTGGCAGTGGGCTGCTGCACTTGGTGACTTTTGACTTTGACTTAGGGAACATTGAAGTGATGCAGCCGGTGCGGGGGGAAATAACAGTGTTTGTCTTGCAGTGATGGGTGACCTCTTCGGGCACACAACATGATGTACATGGGAGCCGTGCTCAGCTCTGGGGGCTTCTAGTCTAACATACGGCTTCCTCCCCGAGCTGTTCAAGAAAAATCAAGAGCATGAGAACTAGAGAAGGAGACAGAGGCACCGTCATATACGTGTAGACAAGTACGTTTTTGacataaaaaatataaagaagccCAGGTGAGAGAAGCAGCATCGTGTTGAAAATTCAGCCAAGAaagcatcatttaaaataacaatatttacatttgaaCCAGGAATGTGATGGTCTTTTATTGCGGCTCTTTATTCTGTTTGAGAGTTAAGGCCAGACAGGAGGAAGGATTTAGACGTCTGAAGTGGACCTTAGGTGGAACGTAAGCGCTTGCATCCTCTGAGTGCCCGTGCCCGCTTAGCCAGGATGGTGGCAGAAGTCGCTGGCTTCCCACCGTTCCTCACCCAAGCCAGCCGGGAGCTGCTCCTGCCTTGAGAGAGGGGAGCCGCTCGGCACGCTGCGGGGGACACCGTTCCCAAGAACCTCCGTGTCCTGAAGCCGGCAGGCATCCTCTGGCTCGGCCGCTGTCACTCACGTGCCATCCTCATGTGCAACCACGGCCGGGGAGAAGCCCCTGCTTTTCTTGGCGGCTCCTTGGTGAAGGTCTCTCCCGAGGTAACGAGAGGTTTGCCAACGAGACCTTCTCCAGCCTGGCAGGGGGGTATACACCCACATCTCCAACATCTCAGGAGGCTTCACCTGCCAGATGGCTGCTGGTTTTGCCGAgctgtcctcctccttctgcagggGTGAGATTTCGTttggtggaggaggaagaaccGGGGTGTCCAATTCCCGCTGTCTGATGTGTTTTCTCAGGTGGCTGTCTGCAGCCAAATGAATAAATGCTTCTTGGACCAGCAACTAGACCCCAGGTTTCCCTTCTCCTGGGTTGACTGCCCTAATCACTGagcttcctcttttctttttttttttgcctagtaAATCATTAATTCTCTTTGCTCGGTGGCACTCTTTGAAAAGGAAGTGTGGAGAGTCGCCGTGCCCTGCGATGGTCCATAGCCTCCTCACGAAGGCGAGGGATGGCAGATGCGTCTGCCTCCGGGACGGTGCTAGAGGTCCTGGATATCGGTGTGACGCAGGGGCCTTCCCAGGCTCATGCATGGGCTACCGACCAAAATCTCATCCCTTTTGGGCTCTGGagctgctctcccagcagctcGGCCAGGCACCTGCCTGCACAGCACGTTGCTGCTCTTGGAAGTCCCGAGCAAAAGCTTCGCGATCATCCGGGACGGGACGGTGCCTTGCTCGGAGCCGGAtgccccatgctggagcagaggcgctttgagttttttttttaccgGTGACATGCGGCCTTGTAACGACTCAATCCCCAGCGGGGCTAACCCCAAGTCACTGTTTGACTGGTAAAAGGAAACTATCTGAAATCCACTCAGTTAAATAAATGAATTGGCAGTTTCAAGTGTTACACCTTCTAGGTCCTTTGCCAGTTTTTGTGGCTTTGTGGGTTTATAATCGAATTCTCAAAatattatcaaaatatttttctttttgctgttgctgaagaGTAAGAAATTCATTCTGTGGAGGATAAGTGCCaaagcaaggaggagaagagctagggcagaaagagaaaatgattgTGGTTCTCTAGTCCCTTTCATTTGTAATAGCTTTCTCCGTAACTTGCCACAACATTAGGTTGCGTATTTTCTCAGAAGTCTTgtctttcttgtcttttttttttttttcctccaaaaaataCATGTCTTGACCGTGacctttaaaatttcagaacCAGGGGTCTCGGTTATGGAGATGATGTCATTTGCCTTGATCTTGCAAAGAACCGTAAAGTTCAAACAGCAATCCTATTAAAAAGTTCTACTTTACTTTCAATATTGAGAAAGAAGTTAGTTCTGTGCCTGCATTAACACAGGCCTCTCTCAAGCTGCTGCGTTAGCTCTGCTGGGCAGTAAGTAGCTTAGTTTTTCGAGTATGTAGCTTGAAATTTGGAGTCGGTAATCCACGGAGAAAATCCAGTTGAATTTTTCTGCCGAGGCACAAGCGTTTCTCCGACGGCAAAGCACGGCTCTAGCAGGAGAATCACAAGACCTATGCAATGATGTGTGAAATTGCATGTGGAGCAGAAGCATTTTCTTAGCGGCCAGATACCAGGGCCTGGGCTTCCCAAGGCAGCACGGGAACTTTGTACTGCATCGCTGGCGGAGGTTGAGCCCTTGTGCCCGACACGGGCGTCCTTGGCGAGAGGGTCGTCTTCCAGCGGGTTGGACCCGGGATGGTGGAGGGAGGCGGACGTAGGAATGGGATCGCCGCTCGGGTGTCGCTCCGAGACCTCTGCCGTGGTTTTGGTCTCGTGTGATGGTTTGTGCCTCGCGCTGGCGAGCCAACCTCGCGCTCCGCCGTCGACACCGAGGGGTGCCTGGCTATTGCATTCCCACCCCGTTGGGTGGTGGGGGTCACGGTGAAGGGTGCGGCTGGCTGGGCACGCTCCCCGCTCCCATCGCACGCTCGCGTTTGGCGGGTGTCCGGTTCTTTGCctcttttgtctttctgcttcGTGGAGGGCTGGCGGTCCCCGTCTTTCCGCAGGCCTTTCTGACCATCCCTTTCCATCAC
The genomic region above belongs to Buteo buteo chromosome 20, bButBut1.hap1.1, whole genome shotgun sequence and contains:
- the BCL2 gene encoding apoptosis regulator Bcl-2, with product MAHPGRRGYDNREIVLKYIHYKLSQRGYDWAAAEDRAPLPPGLSPPAAAAAAVAAAAAAAAAAGTSSDHTGLVSPHPEPPGSAAASHAPPAEGLPPAPQVVHLALRQAGDEFSRRYQRDFAQMSGQLHLTPFTARGRFVAVVEELFRDGVNWGRIVAFFEFGGVMCVESVNREMSPLVDSIAAWMTEYLNRHLHNWIQDNGGWDAFVELYGNSMRPLFDFSWISLKTILSLVLVGACITLGAYLGHK